From the Anaeromyxobacter dehalogenans 2CP-1 genome, the window TCCCGGCTGGACCGCCCGAGCAGCTCCGCCTTGTCGATGGCCGCGCGAAGCGCCTCGGACGGCTCGCGCGTGCGGTCCCCGTCGCGCAGGAGCCGCTGCGCCTGGCTCACCGCGCGCGCGAACTCGAGGTTCCCCAGCATGCGGTCCGGCTCGCCGGTGAGCCGCTCGGTGAGCTTGCGGAGCCGCGCCTTCATCTCGCCGAAGTTCTCGTTCATCTCTCTCTTCTAGGCTCGACGGGGGTGCGCCGCTCGTCGGCGCGGAACTGGCCCTTGCCGGGCGGGCATGGGCCCGAGCGGCCGGCGCAGTGGATCCCAGGAATGGCGAAGCCCGGCCTGCTGGGGCCGGGCTCCGTCTCCGCTGTGAAGCGGATCAACAGGTCAGCGGATCAGATCGGACGGACGTTGGCCGCCTGCAGGCCCTTCGGGCCCTTGGTCACGTCGAACTCGACCTTCTGCCCCTCTGCGAGGCTCCGGAAGCCCTCGGCCTGGATGGCGGTGTGGTGGCAGAACACGTCCTCGCCGCCGCCGTCCTGGGTGATGAAGCCGAAGCCCTTCGCATCGTTGAACCACTTCACGGTACCGGTAGCCATCTCTCACGACACTTTCTTCGTTCTCGAGCGGCGATGTCCGCCGTCGTGCCCTGCCCAGAGTGGGCCGGGGAACCCGCTGTATAGCCTTAACTTTCTGTAAAGTCCACCGGTCGAGCGGCGCGGCGACGAGTTCCCCCTTCGGAGGCGACTCGGGGATCGACGCGCGGCGGACGGGCCGACGCCCCATGGCAGCGGCGTCCGGCGCGGGAGCGGCCGCTCACATCCCGCCCATCCCGTCGTCCATGAGGTGCCACATTCCCATCATCCCGATGTCCTCGTGCTCGAGGATGTGGCAGTGGAACATGGTCATCCCGCCGTGGTCGCGGATCGGCATGCGGAAGGTCGCGCTGCCCCACTTCGGGATGATGATCGTGTCCTTCCACGCGGGAGCGCTCGTGTACAGCGCCGCGTACCTCGCGATGCTCGCGTCGCCGCCGCTGATCGAGAGGACCTGGGCGTCGTTCACGTGCTGGTGCCACGGGTGG encodes:
- a CDS encoding cold-shock protein; the encoded protein is MATGTVKWFNDAKGFGFITQDGGGEDVFCHHTAIQAEGFRSLAEGQKVEFDVTKGPKGLQAANVRPI